In the genome of Phalacrocorax aristotelis chromosome 22, bGulAri2.1, whole genome shotgun sequence, one region contains:
- the B3GAT1 gene encoding galactosylgalactosylxylosylprotein 3-beta-glucuronosyltransferase 1 isoform X2, with protein MDDGGDSRRDLAAGLDSKEYCLSDRDIVEVVRTEYVYTRPPPWSDTLPTIHVITPTYSRPVQKAELTRLANTLLHVPNLHWILVEDSQRRTPLITRLLRDTGLNYTHLNVETPRNYKLRGDMRDPRIPRGTMQRNLALRWLRETFNKNNSQPGIVYFADDDNTYSLELFEEMRSTRRVSVWPVAFVGGLRYESPKVNAAGKVYGWKTVFDPHRPFAIDMAGFAVNLRLILQRSQAYFKLRGVKGGYQESSLLRELVTLNDLEPKAANCTKILVWHTRTEKPVLVNEGKKGFTDPNVEI; from the exons ATGATGGTGGTGACTCCCGGCGTGATCTCGCTGCAGGCTTGGACTCCAAGGAATACTGCTTGTCGGACCGGGACATTGTGGAGGTGGTGAGGACAGAATATGTTTATACCCGCCCACCCCCGTGGTCAGACACCCTTCCCACCATCCACGTCATTACACCCACCTACAGCCGGCCCGtacagaaggcagagctgacGCGCCTGGCCAACACCCTCCTGCATGTTCCGAACCTGCACTGGATCCTGGTGGAGGACTCACAGCGGCGCACGCCTCTCATCACCCGGCTGCTGCGGGACACGGGGCTTAACTACACCCACCTCAACGTGGAGACGCCCCGCAACTACAAGCTGCGGGGAGACATGAGGGATCCCCGCATTCCCCGGGGGACCATGCAGAGGAACCTTGCCCTGAGATGGCTGAGAGAGAcctttaacaaaaataacagcCAGCCTGGGATTGTTTACTTTGCTGATGATGATAACACCTACAGCCTGGAGCTCTTTGAGGAG ATGCGCAGCACCAGAAGGGTGTCAGTGTGGCCAGTAGCCTTCGTCGGTGGCTTGCGCTATGAGTCACCCAAAGTGAACGCTGCAGGGAAGGTCTATGGCTGGAAAACTGTGTTCGACCCCCATCGCCCCTTTGCTATAGACATGGCGGGGTTTGCTGTGAACCTCAGGCTGATCCTCCAGCGATCTCAGGCTTACTTCAAACTGCGAGGAGTGAAGGGAGGGTACCAAGAGAGCAGCCTGCTCCGGGAACTAGTGACCTTGAACGACCTTGAGCCGAAAGCTGCCAATTGCACCAAG ATTTTAGTCTGGCATACGAGGACAGAAAAGCCTGTGCTGGTGAACGAGGGGAAGAAAGGATTCACAGATCCCAACGTGGAAATCTGA
- the B3GAT1 gene encoding galactosylgalactosylxylosylprotein 3-beta-glucuronosyltransferase 1 isoform X4, translating into MRDPRIPRGTMQRNLALRWLRETFNKNNSQPGIVYFADDDNTYSLELFEEMRSTRRVSVWPVAFVGGLRYESPKVNAAGKVYGWKTVFDPHRPFAIDMAGFAVNLRLILQRSQAYFKLRGVKGGYQESSLLRELVTLNDLEPKAANCTKILVWHTRTEKPVLVNEGKKGFTDPNVEI; encoded by the exons ATGAGGGATCCCCGCATTCCCCGGGGGACCATGCAGAGGAACCTTGCCCTGAGATGGCTGAGAGAGAcctttaacaaaaataacagcCAGCCTGGGATTGTTTACTTTGCTGATGATGATAACACCTACAGCCTGGAGCTCTTTGAGGAG ATGCGCAGCACCAGAAGGGTGTCAGTGTGGCCAGTAGCCTTCGTCGGTGGCTTGCGCTATGAGTCACCCAAAGTGAACGCTGCAGGGAAGGTCTATGGCTGGAAAACTGTGTTCGACCCCCATCGCCCCTTTGCTATAGACATGGCGGGGTTTGCTGTGAACCTCAGGCTGATCCTCCAGCGATCTCAGGCTTACTTCAAACTGCGAGGAGTGAAGGGAGGGTACCAAGAGAGCAGCCTGCTCCGGGAACTAGTGACCTTGAACGACCTTGAGCCGAAAGCTGCCAATTGCACCAAG ATTTTAGTCTGGCATACGAGGACAGAAAAGCCTGTGCTGGTGAACGAGGGGAAGAAAGGATTCACAGATCCCAACGTGGAAATCTGA
- the B3GAT1 gene encoding galactosylgalactosylxylosylprotein 3-beta-glucuronosyltransferase 1 isoform X3 encodes MGLDSKEYCLSDRDIVEVVRTEYVYTRPPPWSDTLPTIHVITPTYSRPVQKAELTRLANTLLHVPNLHWILVEDSQRRTPLITRLLRDTGLNYTHLNVETPRNYKLRGDMRDPRIPRGTMQRNLALRWLRETFNKNNSQPGIVYFADDDNTYSLELFEEMRSTRRVSVWPVAFVGGLRYESPKVNAAGKVYGWKTVFDPHRPFAIDMAGFAVNLRLILQRSQAYFKLRGVKGGYQESSLLRELVTLNDLEPKAANCTKILVWHTRTEKPVLVNEGKKGFTDPNVEI; translated from the exons GCTTGGACTCCAAGGAATACTGCTTGTCGGACCGGGACATTGTGGAGGTGGTGAGGACAGAATATGTTTATACCCGCCCACCCCCGTGGTCAGACACCCTTCCCACCATCCACGTCATTACACCCACCTACAGCCGGCCCGtacagaaggcagagctgacGCGCCTGGCCAACACCCTCCTGCATGTTCCGAACCTGCACTGGATCCTGGTGGAGGACTCACAGCGGCGCACGCCTCTCATCACCCGGCTGCTGCGGGACACGGGGCTTAACTACACCCACCTCAACGTGGAGACGCCCCGCAACTACAAGCTGCGGGGAGACATGAGGGATCCCCGCATTCCCCGGGGGACCATGCAGAGGAACCTTGCCCTGAGATGGCTGAGAGAGAcctttaacaaaaataacagcCAGCCTGGGATTGTTTACTTTGCTGATGATGATAACACCTACAGCCTGGAGCTCTTTGAGGAG ATGCGCAGCACCAGAAGGGTGTCAGTGTGGCCAGTAGCCTTCGTCGGTGGCTTGCGCTATGAGTCACCCAAAGTGAACGCTGCAGGGAAGGTCTATGGCTGGAAAACTGTGTTCGACCCCCATCGCCCCTTTGCTATAGACATGGCGGGGTTTGCTGTGAACCTCAGGCTGATCCTCCAGCGATCTCAGGCTTACTTCAAACTGCGAGGAGTGAAGGGAGGGTACCAAGAGAGCAGCCTGCTCCGGGAACTAGTGACCTTGAACGACCTTGAGCCGAAAGCTGCCAATTGCACCAAG ATTTTAGTCTGGCATACGAGGACAGAAAAGCCTGTGCTGGTGAACGAGGGGAAGAAAGGATTCACAGATCCCAACGTGGAAATCTGA
- the B3GAT1 gene encoding galactosylgalactosylxylosylprotein 3-beta-glucuronosyltransferase 1 isoform X1 gives MGNEELWVQSVLEMPKRRDILAIVLIVLPWTLLITVWHQSTIAPLLAVHKDDGGDSRRDLAAGLDSKEYCLSDRDIVEVVRTEYVYTRPPPWSDTLPTIHVITPTYSRPVQKAELTRLANTLLHVPNLHWILVEDSQRRTPLITRLLRDTGLNYTHLNVETPRNYKLRGDMRDPRIPRGTMQRNLALRWLRETFNKNNSQPGIVYFADDDNTYSLELFEEMRSTRRVSVWPVAFVGGLRYESPKVNAAGKVYGWKTVFDPHRPFAIDMAGFAVNLRLILQRSQAYFKLRGVKGGYQESSLLRELVTLNDLEPKAANCTKILVWHTRTEKPVLVNEGKKGFTDPNVEI, from the exons GTAATGAGGAGCTGTGGGTCCAGTCAGTCTTGGAGATGCCGAAGAGACGAGACATCCTGGCTATCGTGCTGATAGTTCTGCCCTGGACACTACTAATCACCGTCTGGCACCAGAGCACCATTGCTCCACTGCTTGCAGTGCACAAGG ATGATGGTGGTGACTCCCGGCGTGATCTCGCTGCAGGCTTGGACTCCAAGGAATACTGCTTGTCGGACCGGGACATTGTGGAGGTGGTGAGGACAGAATATGTTTATACCCGCCCACCCCCGTGGTCAGACACCCTTCCCACCATCCACGTCATTACACCCACCTACAGCCGGCCCGtacagaaggcagagctgacGCGCCTGGCCAACACCCTCCTGCATGTTCCGAACCTGCACTGGATCCTGGTGGAGGACTCACAGCGGCGCACGCCTCTCATCACCCGGCTGCTGCGGGACACGGGGCTTAACTACACCCACCTCAACGTGGAGACGCCCCGCAACTACAAGCTGCGGGGAGACATGAGGGATCCCCGCATTCCCCGGGGGACCATGCAGAGGAACCTTGCCCTGAGATGGCTGAGAGAGAcctttaacaaaaataacagcCAGCCTGGGATTGTTTACTTTGCTGATGATGATAACACCTACAGCCTGGAGCTCTTTGAGGAG ATGCGCAGCACCAGAAGGGTGTCAGTGTGGCCAGTAGCCTTCGTCGGTGGCTTGCGCTATGAGTCACCCAAAGTGAACGCTGCAGGGAAGGTCTATGGCTGGAAAACTGTGTTCGACCCCCATCGCCCCTTTGCTATAGACATGGCGGGGTTTGCTGTGAACCTCAGGCTGATCCTCCAGCGATCTCAGGCTTACTTCAAACTGCGAGGAGTGAAGGGAGGGTACCAAGAGAGCAGCCTGCTCCGGGAACTAGTGACCTTGAACGACCTTGAGCCGAAAGCTGCCAATTGCACCAAG ATTTTAGTCTGGCATACGAGGACAGAAAAGCCTGTGCTGGTGAACGAGGGGAAGAAAGGATTCACAGATCCCAACGTGGAAATCTGA